One window of the Runella slithyformis DSM 19594 genome contains the following:
- a CDS encoding alpha-ketoacid dehydrogenase subunit alpha/beta, with amino-acid sequence MIENELATDFIALTRQGILNDYRLVCESRQASLLGRKDVMGGRAKFGIFGDGKELAQVAMAKVFRQGDFRSGYYRDQTIVAALGNLTWQHYFSQLYGHADVAFDPHTAGRSMNNHYTTRFLDENGLWKSQTDTYNHINDLAPTAGQVPRSVGLAYASKLYRQNEELWSMTDFSHKGNEITFSTIGDASTSQGMFWETMNAAGVLQVPLLMSVWDDGFGISVPVEYQTTKGSISKALAGLQRHEDENGIEIFTVKAWDYVGLLETYRKAEEICRRDHIPVLIHVQEVTQPQGHSSSGTHTRYKSAERLSWEREWDCNRKFKEWILTNGYANNDELEEIEEQAKKVIRLQRNEAWKAYTEAILKEQNEALALIQAAAQESRFKTELLQLVEDVQREFVPLHRYNTTAVRKSLRTLRFESIPSKQALVDWLKKNTEINHDRFSSYVYSQSPDSPLKVPAVAPEYNDKSPLVDGREVIRANFNTLFANDPRIVALGEDVGKIGDVNQGFAGLQERFGELRITDTGIRETTIIGQGIGLAIRGLKPIVEIQYFDYVFYALATLTDDLASLHYRTKGGQKAPLIVRTRGHRLEGIWHSGSPMATVIHSLRGLHVCVPRNLTQAAGMYNTLLRGDDPALLVEPLNGYRLKERMPDNLGEFCVSLGRIEVLRAGTDITIVTYGSMCRIVMEAAEELSQTGISVEVIDVQTLLPFDLDHQILASIQKTNRVIFADEDMPGGGTGYMMQQVLDEQGAYQWLDSAPRCVSAKPHRPAYSSDGDYFSKPNVEDIFEAVYALISEAAPDEYPSFC; translated from the coding sequence GTGATAGAGAACGAACTCGCGACCGACTTTATTGCCCTTACGCGTCAAGGGATTCTGAACGACTATCGTTTGGTATGTGAAAGCCGGCAGGCCAGTTTATTGGGCCGAAAGGATGTAATGGGCGGACGTGCAAAGTTTGGGATTTTTGGGGATGGCAAAGAGTTGGCTCAGGTAGCAATGGCGAAGGTATTCCGTCAGGGGGATTTCCGTTCGGGGTATTATCGTGACCAAACCATTGTAGCGGCCCTGGGGAATCTTACATGGCAACACTATTTTTCTCAATTATATGGACACGCCGACGTAGCTTTTGACCCACATACGGCAGGGCGTTCAATGAATAACCATTATACTACCCGTTTTCTGGACGAAAATGGCCTTTGGAAATCCCAGACCGACACCTACAATCACATCAATGATCTGGCTCCTACCGCAGGGCAGGTACCGCGCTCGGTAGGATTAGCCTATGCCTCTAAGCTGTATCGCCAAAATGAAGAATTATGGTCCATGACCGACTTTTCTCATAAAGGCAACGAAATCACTTTCTCGACCATCGGTGATGCTTCCACTTCTCAGGGAATGTTTTGGGAAACCATGAACGCCGCCGGAGTGTTGCAGGTCCCGCTGCTGATGTCGGTGTGGGATGATGGCTTCGGCATTTCGGTGCCGGTAGAATATCAAACGACAAAGGGGAGTATTTCAAAAGCCCTCGCCGGATTGCAGCGCCATGAAGACGAAAACGGCATTGAAATATTTACGGTCAAAGCCTGGGATTACGTGGGCCTGCTGGAAACCTATCGTAAAGCCGAAGAGATTTGCCGCCGTGACCATATTCCGGTGCTTATTCACGTACAGGAAGTGACCCAGCCGCAAGGGCATTCGTCCTCCGGCACACACACCCGTTATAAATCTGCCGAGCGGCTTTCGTGGGAACGTGAGTGGGATTGCAACCGTAAGTTTAAGGAATGGATTCTCACCAACGGGTATGCCAACAACGACGAATTGGAAGAAATTGAGGAACAAGCCAAAAAAGTGATTCGCTTACAGCGAAACGAAGCCTGGAAAGCCTACACTGAGGCTATTCTCAAAGAACAGAATGAAGCCTTAGCCCTTATTCAGGCAGCAGCACAGGAAAGTCGTTTTAAGACCGAATTGCTCCAACTTGTGGAGGATGTACAGCGAGAGTTCGTGCCACTGCATCGCTATAATACCACTGCCGTCAGAAAATCACTGCGTACCCTTCGCTTTGAGTCTATCCCTTCCAAACAGGCTCTGGTGGATTGGCTGAAAAAAAATACGGAAATTAATCATGACCGCTTCAGTTCCTACGTCTACAGCCAATCACCCGATTCGCCCCTTAAAGTCCCTGCCGTTGCGCCTGAATATAATGATAAGTCACCCTTAGTGGATGGGCGGGAGGTTATAAGAGCCAATTTCAATACCCTTTTTGCCAATGATCCCCGAATCGTGGCGCTGGGGGAAGATGTCGGAAAAATCGGGGATGTTAACCAAGGTTTTGCGGGTTTACAGGAACGCTTCGGAGAGCTTAGAATCACGGATACCGGTATCCGTGAAACAACCATTATCGGGCAAGGCATTGGCTTGGCCATCCGAGGGTTGAAGCCCATCGTAGAAATCCAGTATTTCGATTATGTATTTTACGCATTAGCCACGCTCACCGACGATCTCGCTTCACTGCACTACCGTACCAAGGGTGGCCAAAAAGCTCCGCTTATCGTCCGAACACGCGGTCACCGTCTGGAAGGAATATGGCACTCGGGCTCACCGATGGCCACCGTTATTCACAGTTTACGCGGTCTGCACGTATGTGTACCCCGTAACCTTACCCAGGCGGCCGGCATGTACAATACCCTGCTGCGCGGCGATGACCCCGCCCTCTTGGTAGAGCCGCTCAACGGCTATCGACTCAAAGAACGTATGCCTGATAATTTAGGAGAATTTTGTGTTTCGCTCGGCCGTATTGAAGTATTACGCGCAGGAACGGATATCACCATTGTCACCTATGGCTCTATGTGCCGCATTGTAATGGAAGCGGCAGAAGAATTATCACAAACGGGAATCAGCGTGGAGGTCATTGACGTCCAAACGTTGTTGCCTTTTGACCTTGATCATCAAATCCTGGCTTCCATTCAAAAGACCAATCGCGTAATCTTTGCCGACGAAGATATGCCTGGCGGCGGCACGGGCTATATGATGCAGCAAGTTCTGGACGAACAGGGCGCTTACCAATGGCTTGACTCAGCCCCGCGCTGTGTTTCGGCCAAACCGCACCGCCCGGCGTATAGTTCAGACGGTGATTATTTCTCAAAACCAAATGTAGAAGATATCTTTGAAGCAGTGTATGCTCTGATAAGCGAAGCAGCCCCTGATGAGTATCCAAGTTTCTGCTGA
- a CDS encoding DUF1573 domain-containing protein: MKKFLSFFVAVLFFSAAGYAQKGVVKFAKIEHDFGKIEQGKPVSYVFTFTNTGADPVVLGNVTASCGCTTPEWTREPVLNGKPGSVKATFNAGVMGPFNKTVTVPSNAENGTLYLTLKGEVIPSKAPEAKKGGK, from the coding sequence ATGAAGAAGTTTCTTTCATTTTTCGTAGCAGTTTTGTTTTTCAGTGCAGCCGGCTACGCACAAAAGGGAGTAGTTAAGTTTGCCAAGATTGAGCATGATTTCGGCAAAATTGAGCAAGGTAAACCTGTAAGTTATGTATTTACGTTTACCAATACGGGCGCTGATCCTGTGGTATTAGGTAATGTGACGGCTTCCTGCGGATGTACAACACCTGAGTGGACGCGTGAACCTGTATTGAATGGAAAACCGGGATCCGTGAAAGCTACGTTTAATGCAGGCGTGATGGGCCCCTTCAACAAAACCGTGACAGTTCCAAGCAACGCTGAAAACGGCACATTGTACTTAACCCTGAAGGGTGAAGTAATACCCAGCAAAGCTCCCGAAGCCAAGAAAGGTGGTAAATAA